The Lathyrus oleraceus cultivar Zhongwan6 chromosome 5, CAAS_Psat_ZW6_1.0, whole genome shotgun sequence genome includes the window AAAAAGAACAAATTCTCAAGGGATTGAAATGGTTGGAACGAAGAATTGGAACCTCCTGCTGCCATGCCATAGAACTGCGGCCCAATTGTCTCCAAAATTGTCATGCTACCAATTTGCAAGTCCTTGAGAGAAGGTAGCTGCCCTAGTGGTGGAAGTGTCGTGCAATTCACACATTCATCAATACAGAGGGACACCATGTTAAAAAATGATGGATCTCCCAACCAACTAGGAAAATGTGTCCCACCATACAAGCCAATGTTTAATATCTTAAGGTTTGCAGATGGTTGTAACATATCAAGCACATTTCTTTCATTAAGTGTGTCATCCGTTTCCTTGCCCCACTGTAGCTTCAATTCCTCAATATGTTCTTTGCTCTTCAAGTTGGTATCACTTGCCTCCATGACATCAATGACATTCTGCAGGTTCTTGATGAATAATTTTCCCCGTAGCTTAGGAAACTTCCCAAGCTCTCTAACAGTTGAACCAATATTTTTCTTGCCTACTACAAAAAAATTTAGAGTTTGAAGGTTTTCTAGTTCAGCAATTTGCTTCGGCATCTCTATTATGCTTGTCCTATCAATATAAAGATGACGCAAATTAATTAATTTACCAACATGTTCTGGCAATTCTGTGAGTTTTGAGCACTCAGATAAAATCAAGGTTTGCAAGTAGTAGAGGTTGCATATGGTGTCAGGCAAGCTTGCAATATTCGTGCGAGAGAGATCTAGATAGCGCAACTGCACTAAATTGCCAACTGTAACGGGTAGCGTGGTGATGTTTCTATATTTTGACAACGATAACACACGCAACCTTCCAAATGTGGGTAGCAAATAATTGACCACGTTTCTTGATAAATTATATTCTGCCCATCCAAGTCCAATGGCAAGGAAGCTTCTCAAGCGTTTGAATTTGTCGAAAGTCTTAAACTTCTTGAAAACGTCGTATGTTTCTTGATTATATGACAAGTGACGAACATTTTCATAGCTCTTAGCGCCAAATTCATGTCTGTAACAACTTCTTCCAGATACAGCAGTAGCTAAATCATTAACAAGGTCATGCATGACAAATATTTGTTTTCCATAATTATCATGCAATTGTTGAATCAATGATCTGGATAACAATTCAGCAAAAAACTCATCACCTACTTCTTCCATTGTTTTTCTGTCTTGAGAATGATCAAGGAAGCCTTCTGCCATCCACAACAAAACCAATTGCTTCCTATCAAGCGGATAGTCCTTTGGAAAAATAGAGCAATAGGAAAAACATCTTTTCAATTGAGACGAAAGATATTGATAACTCAAGCGCAATGCAGGCAAAATATTATCATTCTGTAAGTTCCATATGTCGTTGTTCAGAACTTCAATCCACTCTTCAGTATCTACTTTCGAACGCAATAGTCCTCCAAGTGATTTTGCAGCGATTGGCAATCCACCACACTTTCTGGCAATCTTCCTGCCAATTGGTTCTAGGTTTCGGCGTTGAGTTTCAGAAAAGTCTCCACTTCCAAATGCATGTTTGGAGAGTAAAAACCAACTGTCTTCATGGGATAGAGGATCTAATGAAAAAATAGGAAATGTGCGTGCAACATCTGCCACTTTTTTGTGGCGTGTTGTGATGATCATTCTGCTTCCATTTTTTCCATATATCAACGGAGATGCAAGTTCATCCCAATCAGAATAACTGTCATTCCATAAGTCATCCAACACAATGAAAAATCTTTTGTCCCTCAAATTTTTCTTTAACTCAACTCGAAGAATATCAAGATTTCTGTCATTCCATGTTTTTGAAGTGACAGATTCAAGGAGAGCTTTGGTTACTCTAAAAACATCAAAATCCTCCGATACACAAGTCCATGCTTTGAGATCAAAGTGATGTTCAACTTTTTCATCATTGTAAGCAAGTTGTGCAAGTGTTGTTTTTCCGACACCTCCCATGCCTACAATTGCAACTACGCCCATATTGTTCTGGCTAGTATTGCTTTGTGATAGCAACATGTTCATTACTTTGTCTTTGTCATCTTTCCTACCAACCATGACAGATTCATTGAACATAGGAGTTGAAGGTGTTCTACGAGAAACTCCGACACTTTTAGTTTGCAAACTAATGATATCTTTATTTTCAGCAAAATGTTTGAGGTTTAAGCACATTTTTTTCATTTGGGAATTGATCTCTTCATAGTTATTTGTAGAAGGAGAAAAAAAGAAGTTCCAGACCTGTTTAGTTTTGCTTGCAGCTTGCGTGTTCTCCATCTGGCATTGAAGGGAATCATAGCTAATTTGGTTGAGCAGATCTTCAGCATCGTAGAGAGCATCTTTCAAGCCATCAAGCCATTGTTTGACAGAAGGAGTGTTGATCTGCTTCTCCTCTGCAGCATCTAGCACAGGTTGAATAGTGAGTAGTGTTTGTCCTAACTGTTCCAAGAGTGAGTCATCGAACTTGGTTTTTTTGAAGTAATCAAGAAACTCTTTGGAAGCAAGTTTCTCAACTAAGTTCTGAACAGTTGCAGAGAGGAAAGCACTTCCAATGATAGTTGCAGCCATGTTATATTAGCAAAAGATTGAAGGAAATCAAGATCTGTGTGAATTGATAGCAAAGAGTGGTATGTCAATGGTTTTCTTGAATGGTTGGCTGTGGTAATAGTAAAGCAAGAGATACATGTGATGTGAATACGGACTGATTCAATCATTGATGCAAAGGAATGGTTATTGATATAAGTTATATATGGTCCATGTGGGTCCATGTAATAATGCGGTGACCTAGCTGTATTGAAATCAATACACCCTCCGATCACTATTACAAGTAATTTTCTTTTTTGTATATTTGACCGTCAATATATCTAGTACATCAAACGTATCAAAAAAGTCAAATTTATTTATAATAGTAACCGGAGGGTGGATGTTGTTATTTTGACCAATTTGATACACTTTGTATAGACAATGCTT containing:
- the LOC127085662 gene encoding putative disease resistance RPP13-like protein 1 isoform X1; its protein translation is MAATIIGSAFLSATVQNLVEKLASKEFLDYFKKTKFDDSLLEQLGQTLLTIQPVLDAAEEKQINTPSVKQWLDGLKDALYDAEDLLNQISYDSLQCQMENTQAASKTKQVWNFFFSPSTNNYEEINSQMKKMCLNLKHFAENKDIISLQTKSVGVSRRTPSTPMFNESVMVGRKDDKDKVMNMLLSQSNTSQNNMGVVAIVGMGGVGKTTLAQLAYNDEKVEHHFDLKAWTCVSEDFDVFRVTKALLESVTSKTWNDRNLDILRVELKKNLRDKRFFIVLDDLWNDSYSDWDELASPLIYGKNGSRMIITTRHKKVADVARTFPIFSLDPLSHEDSWFLLSKHAFGSGDFSETQRRNLEPIGRKIARKCGGLPIAAKSLGGLLRSKVDTEEWIEVLNNDIWNLQNDNILPALRLSYQYLSSQLKRCFSYCSIFPKDYPLDRKQLVLLWMAEGFLDHSQDRKTMEEVGDEFFAELLSRSLIQQLHDNYGKQIFVMHDLVNDLATAVSGRSCYRHEFGAKSYENVRHLSYNQETYDVFKKFKTFDKFKRLRSFLAIGLGWAEYNLSRNVVNYLLPTFGRLRVLSLSKYRNITTLPVTVGNLVQLRYLDLSRTNIASLPDTICNLYYLQTLILSECSKLTELPEHVGKLINLRHLYIDRTSIIEMPKQIAELENLQTLNFFVVGKKNIGSTVRELGKFPKLRGKLFIKNLQNVIDVMEASDTNLKSKEHIEELKLQWGKETDDTLNERNVLDMLQPSANLKILNIGLYGGTHFPSWLGDPSFFNMVSLCIDECVNCTTLPPLGQLPSLKDLQIGSMTILETIGPQFYGMAAGGSNSSFQPFQSLENLFFLLMENWKEWHPFPDNMSPFPRLKTLRLLSCPKLKGHLPTHLPSIEEIDIDGCDHLLATPPTQHWLSSIKNIRIREHSNSESNTERTQYSLLESDSPCLLQTIDISNCHMLKSVPKMIINSTCLLCLDLYGISSLNAFPTNGLPTSLQSLCISKCENLTFLPPETWSNYTSLVTLKLKNSCSALTSFPLNCFPVLQDLSIRKCRSLESIFISETSSCSSSTLRSFVVNDCEALRSLPQRMDTLTALESITLCILPNLNLSLCEGAFLPPNLQIIIVYSVRITKPVTEWGLRGLTRVRSMDIRGDDIVKMLLKEPLLPISLVSLKFKSLFEMKSLEANGLRHLSSLDRIYFINCTELVSLSEKAFPSSLKTLYFWNCPRLNSLPEKAFPSSLKTLHFWNCPELNSLSEKVFPSSLKTLIFCECPRLESLPEDSLPTFLEELTIISCPLLEERYKRNEYWSKIAHIPVIKINDQLTI
- the LOC127085662 gene encoding putative disease resistance RPP13-like protein 1 isoform X3, translated to MAATIIGSAFLSATVQNLVEKLASKEFLDYFKKTKFDDSLLEQLGQTLLTIQPVLDAAEEKQINTPSVKQWLDGLKDALYDAEDLLNQISYDSLQCQMENTQAASKTKQVWNFFFSPSTNNYEEINSQMKKMCLNLKHFAENKDIISLQTKSVGVSRRTPSTPMFNESVMVGRKDDKDKVMNMLLSQSNTSQNNMGVVAIVGMGGVGKTTLAQLAYNDEKVEHHFDLKAWTCVSEDFDVFRVTKALLESVTSKTWNDRNLDILRVELKKNLRDKRFFIVLDDLWNDSYSDWDELASPLIYGKNGSRMIITTRHKKVADVARTFPIFSLDPLSHEDSWFLLSKHAFGSGDFSETQRRNLEPIGRKIARKCGGLPIAAKSLGGLLRSKVDTEEWIEVLNNDIWNLQNDNILPALRLSYQYLSSQLKRCFSYCSIFPKDYPLDRKQLVLLWMAEGFLDHSQDRKTMEEVGDEFFAELLSRSLIQQLHDNYGKQIFVMHDLVNDLATAVSGRSCYRHEFGAKSYENVRHLSYNQETYDVFKKFKTFDKFKRLRSFLAIGLGWAEYNLSRNVVNYLLPTFGRLRVLSLSKYRNITTLPVTVGNLVQLRYLDLSRTNIASLPDTICNLYYLQTLILSECSKLTELPEHVGKLINLRHLYIDRTSIIEMPKQIAELENLQTLNFFVVGKKNIGSTVRELGKFPKLRGKLFIKNLQNVIDVMEASDTNLKSKEHIEELKLQWGKETDDTLNERNVLDMLQPSANLKILNIGLYGGTHFPSWLGDPSFFNMVSLCIDECVNCTTLPPLGQLPSLKDLQIGSMTILETIGPQFYGMAAGGSNSSFQPFQSLENLFFLLMENWKEWHPFPDNMSPFPRLKTLRLLSCPKLKGHLPTHLPSIEEIDIDGCDHLLATPPTQHWLSSIKNICIRGDSNSESNTERTQYSLLESDSPCLLQTIDISSCHMLKSVPKMIINSTCLRRLDLHGISSLNAFPTNGLSTSLQSLYISECENLTFLPPETWSNYTSLVTLKLEKSCSALTSFPLNCFPVLQDLSIRKCRSLESIFISETSSCSSSTLRSFVVNDCEALRSLPQRMDTLTALESITLCILPNLNLSLCEGAFLPPNLQSIIVYSVRITKPVTEWGLQGLTRVRSMNIKGNDIVNMLLKEPLLPISLVSLEFESLFEMKSLEANGLRHLSSLECLYFIDCPELVSLSEKAFPSSLKTVYFYNCPRLNSLPEKAFPSSLKTLTFLNCPRLESLPEDSLATFPEELTIRGCPLLEERYKRNEYWSKIAHIPVIQINEQLTI
- the LOC127085662 gene encoding putative disease resistance RPP13-like protein 1 isoform X4, which codes for MAATIIGSAFLSATVQNLVEKLASKEFLDYFKKTKFDDSLLEQLGQTLLTIQPVLDAAEEKQINTPSVKQWLDGLKDALYDAEDLLNQISYDSLQCQMENTQAASKTKQVWNFFFSPSTNNYEEINSQMKKMCLNLKHFAENKDIISLQTKSVGVSRRTPSTPMFNESVMVGRKDDKDKVMNMLLSQSNTSQNNMGVVAIVGMGGVGKTTLAQLAYNDEKVEHHFDLKAWTCVSEDFDVFRVTKALLESVTSKTWNDRNLDILRVELKKNLRDKRFFIVLDDLWNDSYSDWDELASPLIYGKNGSRMIITTRHKKVADVARTFPIFSLDPLSHEDSWFLLSKHAFGSGDFSETQRRNLEPIGRKIARKCGGLPIAAKSLGGLLRSKVDTEEWIEVLNNDIWNLQNDNILPALRLSYQYLSSQLKRCFSYCSIFPKDYPLDRKQLVLLWMAEGFLDHSQDRKTMEEVGDEFFAELLSRSLIQQLHDNYGKQIFVMHDLVNDLATAVSGRSCYRHEFGAKSYENVRHLSYNQETYDVFKKFKTFDKFKRLRSFLAIGLGWAEYNLSRNVVNYLLPTFGRLRVLSLSKYRNITTLPVTVGNLVQLRYLDLSRTNIASLPDTICNLYYLQTLILSECSKLTELPEHVGKLINLRHLYIDRTSIIEMPKQIAELENLQTLNVFVVGKKNIGSTVRELGKFPNLRGELFIKNLQNVIVVMEASDTNLKSKEHIEELTLEWGKETDDTLNERNVLDMLQPSANLKKLSIDWYGGTHFPSWLGDPSFFNMVFLCIDNCVNCTTLPPLGQLPSLKDLCIEGMTILETIGPQFYGMAAGGSNSSFQPFQSLENLEFAYMGNWEEWCPFRDNMFPFPRLKTLRLLWCPKLKGHLPTHLPSIEKIDIDGCDHLLATPPTQHWLSSIKNIRIRGDSNSERNTERTQYSLLESDSPCLLQTIDISICHMLKSVPKMIINSTCLRRLDLHGISSLNAFPTNGLSTSLQSLYISECENLTFLPPETWSNYTSLVTLKLEKSCSALTSFPLNCFPVLQDLSIRKCRSLESIFISETSSCSSSTLRSFVVNDCEALRSLPQRMDTLTALESITLCILPNLNLSLCEGAFLPPNLQSIIVYSVRITKPVTEWGLQGLTRVRSMNIKGNDIVNMLLKEPLLPISLVSLEFESLFEMKSLEANGLRHLSSLECLYFIDCPELVSLSEKAFPSSLKTVYFYNCPRLNSLPEKAFPSSLKTLTFLNCPRLESLPEDSLATFPEELTIRGCPLLEERYKRNEYWSKIAHIPVIQINEQLTI
- the LOC127085662 gene encoding putative disease resistance RPP13-like protein 1 isoform X2 gives rise to the protein MAATIIGSAFLSATVQNLVEKLASKEFLDYFKKTKFDDSLLEQLGQTLLTIQPVLDAAEEKQINTPSVKQWLDGLKDALYDAEDLLNQISYDSLQCQMENTQAASKTKQVWNFFFSPSTNNYEEINSQMKKMCLNLKHFAENKDIISLQTKSVGVSRRTPSTPMFNESVMVGRKDDKDKVMNMLLSQSNTSQNNMGVVAIVGMGGVGKTTLAQLAYNDEKVEHHFDLKAWTCVSEDFDVFRVTKALLESVTSKTWNDRNLDILRVELKKNLRDKRFFIVLDDLWNDSYSDWDELASPLIYGKNGSRMIITTRHKKVADVARTFPIFSLDPLSHEDSWFLLSKHAFGSGDFSETQRRNLEPIGRKIARKCGGLPIAAKSLGGLLRSKVDTEEWIEVLNNDIWNLQNDNILPALRLSYQYLSSQLKRCFSYCSIFPKDYPLDRKQLVLLWMAEGFLDHSQDRKTMEEVGDEFFAELLSRSLIQQLHDNYGKQIFVMHDLVNDLATAVSGRSCYRHEFGAKSYENVRHLSYNQETYDVFKKFKTFDKFKRLRSFLAIGLGWAEYNLSRNVVNYLLPTFGRLRVLSLSKYRNITTLPVTVGNLVQLRYLDLSRTNIASLPDTICNLYYLQTLILSECSKLTELPEHVGKLINLRHLYIDRTSIIEMPKQIAELENLQTLNVFVVGKKNIGSTVRELGKFPNLRGELFIKNLQNVIDIMEASDTNLKSKEHIEELTLEWGKETDDTLNERNVLDMLQPSANLKKLSIDWYGGTHFPSWLGDPSFFNMVFLCIDNCVNCTTLPPLGQLPSLKDLCIEGMTILETIGPQFYGMAAGGSNSSFQPFQSLENLEFAYMGNWEEWCPFRDNMFPFPRLKTLRLLWCPKLKGHLPTHLPSIEKIDIDGCDHLLATPPTQHWLSSIKNIRIRGDSNSERNTERTQYSLLESDSPCLLQTIDISICHMLKSVPKMIINSTCLRRLDLHGISSLNAFPTNGLSTSLQSLYISECENLTFLPPETWSNYTSLVTLKLEKSCSALTSFPLNCFPVLQDLSIRKCRSLESIFISETSSCSSSTLRSFVVNDCEALRSLPQRMDTLTALESITLCILPNLNLSLCEGAFLPPNLQSIIVYSVRITKPVTEWGLQGLTRVRSMNIKGNDIVNMLLKEPLLPISLVSLEFESLFEMKSLEANGLRHLSSLECLYFIDCPELVSLSEKAFPSSLKTVYFYNCPRLNSLPEKAFPSSLKTLTFLNCPRLESLPEDSLATFPEELTIRGCPLLEERYKRNEYWSKIAHIPVIQINEQLTI